A portion of the Phocoena sinus isolate mPhoSin1 chromosome 9, mPhoSin1.pri, whole genome shotgun sequence genome contains these proteins:
- the STRIP2 gene encoding striatin-interacting protein 2 isoform X6, protein MEDPAAPGSGNPPANGYGNGNGNGGGKGKPAAPKGRETFRSQRRESEGSVDCPTLEFEYGDTDGHAAELSELYSYTEHPEFTTNRRCFEEDFKSQVQGKEWLELEEDAQKAYVMGLLDRLEVVSRERRLKVARAVLYLAQGTFGECDSEVDVLHWSRYNCFLLYQMGTFSAFLELLHMEIDNSQACSSALRKPAISIADSTELRVLLSVMYLMVENIRLERETDSYGWRTARETFRTELSFSMHNEEPFALLLFSMVTKFCSGLAPHFPIKKVLLLLWKVVMFTLGGFEQLQALKVQKREELGLPPLAEDSIQVVKSMRAASPPSYTLDLGESQLAPPPSKLRGRRGSRRQLLTKQDSLDIYNERDLFKTEEPATEEEEESAGDGERTLDGELDLLEQDPLVPPPPSQAPLSAERVAFPKGLPWTPKVRQKDIEHFLEMSRNKFIGFTLGQDTDTLVGLPRPIHESVKTLKQHKYISIADVQIKNEEELEKCPMSLGEEVVPETPCEILYQGMLYSLPQYMIALLKILLAAAPTSKAKTDSINILADVLPEEMPITVLQSMKLGIDVNRHKEIIVKSISALLLLLLKHFKLNHIYQFEYVSQHLVFANCIPLILKFFNQNILSYITAKNRKLETTTSSAGGTSFPASTF, encoded by the exons ATGGAGGACCCCGCGGCGCCCGGGTCcgggaacccgcctgccaatggcTATGGCAACGGCAACGGCAACGGCGGCGGCAAAGGGAAGCCGGCGGCGCCTAAAGGCCGGGAAACGTTCAGAAGCCAGCGGCGGGAGTCGGAG GGCTCTGTGGACTGCCCTACCCTGGAATTTGAGTATGGAGACACAGATGGGCACGCAGCAGAGTTGTCAG AATTGTATAGCTACACTGAACACCCGGAATTCACCACTAACAGGAGGTGCTTTGAAGAAGACTTCAAGAGCCAAG TGCAGGGTAAGGAGTGGCTGGAGTTGGAGGAAGATGCCCAGAAGGCCTATGTGATGGGACTCCTGGACCGGCTGGAGGTGGTCAGTAGGGAACGGCGACTGAAGGTGGCCCGAGCTGTTCTCTACCTGGCCCAAG GCACTTTTGGGGAATGTGATTCAGAAGTCGATGTACTCCACTGGTCCAGGTACAACTGCTTCCTGCTCTATCAGATGGGGACCTTCTCGGCCTTCCTGGAGCTACTCCACATGGAAATCGA CAACAGCCAGGCCTGTAGCAGTGCTCTTCGGAAACCAGCCATCTCCATTGCTGATAGCACAGAGCTCCG GGTGCTGCTGAGTGTCATGTACCTAATGGTGGAAAATATCCGCCTGGAGCGAGAGACAGACTCCTACGGGTGGAGGACAGCCCGGGAGACCTTCCGCACTGAACTGA GCTTCTCCATGCATAATGAGGAGCCTTTTGCCCTTCTGCTTTTCTCTATGGTCACCAAGTTCTGCAGCGGCCTGGCTCCCCACTTCCCCATAAAGAAGGTCCTGCTTCTGCTCTGGAAAGTAGTCATG TTTACCCTCGGTGGATTTGAGCAGCTGCAGGCTCTCAAAGTACAGAAGCGGGAAGAATTAGGCCTGCCTCCACTGGCTGAGGACAGTATCCAGGTGGTGAAGAGCATGCGTGCTGCCTCCCCGCCCTCTTACACTCTCGACCTGGGGGAGTCTCAGCTGGCACCACCACCCTCCAAACTGCGAGGCCGCCGTGGTTCTCGAAGG CAACTCCTTACTAAGCAGGACAGCTTGGACATCTACAACGAAAGAGATCTCTTTAAGACTGAGGAACCAgccacagaggaggaagaggagtcTGCTGGCGATGGAGAGCGTACCTTGGATGGAGAGTTAGACTTGCTAGAGCAGGACCCTCTAGTACCACCTCCACCCTCACAGGCACCCCTCTCTGCTGAGCGGGTGGCCTTTCCCAAGGGCCTACCATGGACCCCAAAGGTCAG ACAGAAGGACATTGAACACTTCTTGGAGATGAGCAGGAACAAGTTCATCGGATTCACTCTGGGGCA GGACACGGATACCTTGGTTGGATTACCCAGGCCCATCCATGAGAGTGTGAAGACCCTCAAGCAG CACAAGTACATCTCCATCGCAGATGTTCAGATCAAGAATGAGGAGGAGCTAGAGAAGTGCCCCATGTCTTTG GGGGAAGAGGTAGTACCAGAGACGCCATGTGAAATCCTCTACCAGGGCATGCTGTATAGCCTCCCCCAGTACATG ATTGCTCTACTTAAGATTCTACTGGCTGCAGCCCCTACATCCAAGGCTAAGACAGACTCTATCAACATCCTGGCAGATGTCCTGCCTGAGGAGATGCC CATCACTGTTCTCCAGAGCATGAAGTTGGGCATTGATGTGAACAGGCACAAGGAGATCATTGTAAAGAGTATCTCTGCCCTGCTCCTGCTACTCCTCAAACACTTCAAACTGAATCATATCTACCAG TTTGAATATGTATCACAACATTTGGTATTTGCCAACTGCATTCCATTGATCCTGAAGTTCTTCAATCAAAATATCTTGTCCTACATCACTGCCAAAAACAG
- the STRIP2 gene encoding striatin-interacting protein 2 isoform X7 translates to MEDPAAPGSGNPPANGYGNGNGNGGGKGKPAAPKGRETFRSQRRESEGSVDCPTLEFEYGDTDGHAAELSELYSYTEHPEFTTNRRCFEEDFKSQVQGKEWLELEEDAQKAYVMGLLDRLEVVSRERRLKVARAVLYLAQGTFGECDSEVDVLHWSRYNCFLLYQMGTFSAFLELLHMEIDNSQACSSALRKPAISIADSTELRVLLSVMYLMVENIRLERETDSYGWRTARETFRTELSFSMHNEEPFALLLFSMVTKFCSGLAPHFPIKKVLLLLWKVVMFTLGGFEQLQALKVQKREELGLPPLAEDSIQVVKSMRAASPPSYTLDLGESQLAPPPSKLRGRRGSRRQLLTKQDSLDIYNERDLFKTEEPATEEEEESAGDGERTLDGELDLLEQDPLVPPPPSQAPLSAERVAFPKGLPWTPKVRQKDIEHFLEMSRNKFIGFTLGQDTDTLVGLPRPIHESVKTLKQHKYISIADVQIKNEEELEKCPMSLGEEVVPETPCEILYQGMLYSLPQYMIALLKILLAAAPTSKAKTDSINILADVLPEEMPITVLQSMKLGIDVNRHKEIIVKSISALLLLLLKHFKLNHIYQYLGPGLPMLYHPGFARAYYGESGSWRQQPVLLEEPLFLHQPSEAA, encoded by the exons ATGGAGGACCCCGCGGCGCCCGGGTCcgggaacccgcctgccaatggcTATGGCAACGGCAACGGCAACGGCGGCGGCAAAGGGAAGCCGGCGGCGCCTAAAGGCCGGGAAACGTTCAGAAGCCAGCGGCGGGAGTCGGAG GGCTCTGTGGACTGCCCTACCCTGGAATTTGAGTATGGAGACACAGATGGGCACGCAGCAGAGTTGTCAG AATTGTATAGCTACACTGAACACCCGGAATTCACCACTAACAGGAGGTGCTTTGAAGAAGACTTCAAGAGCCAAG TGCAGGGTAAGGAGTGGCTGGAGTTGGAGGAAGATGCCCAGAAGGCCTATGTGATGGGACTCCTGGACCGGCTGGAGGTGGTCAGTAGGGAACGGCGACTGAAGGTGGCCCGAGCTGTTCTCTACCTGGCCCAAG GCACTTTTGGGGAATGTGATTCAGAAGTCGATGTACTCCACTGGTCCAGGTACAACTGCTTCCTGCTCTATCAGATGGGGACCTTCTCGGCCTTCCTGGAGCTACTCCACATGGAAATCGA CAACAGCCAGGCCTGTAGCAGTGCTCTTCGGAAACCAGCCATCTCCATTGCTGATAGCACAGAGCTCCG GGTGCTGCTGAGTGTCATGTACCTAATGGTGGAAAATATCCGCCTGGAGCGAGAGACAGACTCCTACGGGTGGAGGACAGCCCGGGAGACCTTCCGCACTGAACTGA GCTTCTCCATGCATAATGAGGAGCCTTTTGCCCTTCTGCTTTTCTCTATGGTCACCAAGTTCTGCAGCGGCCTGGCTCCCCACTTCCCCATAAAGAAGGTCCTGCTTCTGCTCTGGAAAGTAGTCATG TTTACCCTCGGTGGATTTGAGCAGCTGCAGGCTCTCAAAGTACAGAAGCGGGAAGAATTAGGCCTGCCTCCACTGGCTGAGGACAGTATCCAGGTGGTGAAGAGCATGCGTGCTGCCTCCCCGCCCTCTTACACTCTCGACCTGGGGGAGTCTCAGCTGGCACCACCACCCTCCAAACTGCGAGGCCGCCGTGGTTCTCGAAGG CAACTCCTTACTAAGCAGGACAGCTTGGACATCTACAACGAAAGAGATCTCTTTAAGACTGAGGAACCAgccacagaggaggaagaggagtcTGCTGGCGATGGAGAGCGTACCTTGGATGGAGAGTTAGACTTGCTAGAGCAGGACCCTCTAGTACCACCTCCACCCTCACAGGCACCCCTCTCTGCTGAGCGGGTGGCCTTTCCCAAGGGCCTACCATGGACCCCAAAGGTCAG ACAGAAGGACATTGAACACTTCTTGGAGATGAGCAGGAACAAGTTCATCGGATTCACTCTGGGGCA GGACACGGATACCTTGGTTGGATTACCCAGGCCCATCCATGAGAGTGTGAAGACCCTCAAGCAG CACAAGTACATCTCCATCGCAGATGTTCAGATCAAGAATGAGGAGGAGCTAGAGAAGTGCCCCATGTCTTTG GGGGAAGAGGTAGTACCAGAGACGCCATGTGAAATCCTCTACCAGGGCATGCTGTATAGCCTCCCCCAGTACATG ATTGCTCTACTTAAGATTCTACTGGCTGCAGCCCCTACATCCAAGGCTAAGACAGACTCTATCAACATCCTGGCAGATGTCCTGCCTGAGGAGATGCC CATCACTGTTCTCCAGAGCATGAAGTTGGGCATTGATGTGAACAGGCACAAGGAGATCATTGTAAAGAGTATCTCTGCCCTGCTCCTGCTACTCCTCAAACACTTCAAACTGAATCATATCTACCAG TATCTCGGTCCTGGATTACCCATGCTGTACCATCCAGGATTTGCCAGAGCTTACTACGGAGAGTCTG